GAGGTGAGCAGCCACATCCCGCCTCTGGCGAAGAAGGTACCGAGCGAGCGCACCCATCACGGCGACACCGTGATCGACGAATACGCGTGGCTCACCAACAAGGAAGACCCTGACACGATCGCCTATCTCCAGCAGGAGAACGAATATCTCAAGCAGGAGACCGGCCACCTGGCGGAGCTCCAGGAGCAGGTGTTCCAGGAGATCAAGGGCCGTACGCAGGAGACCGACCTGTCCGTCCCCAGCCGCAAGGGCGACTGGTGGTACTTCTCGCGCACCCAGGAGGGCAAGCAGTACGGCATCTCCTGTCGTGTCCCGGCCGACGGCGACACCCCGCCGATCGTCACCACCGACGTCACGCTCCCAGGGGAGCAGGTGCTGCTCGACGGCAACGAGCTGGCGGGCGACAGCGACTTCTTCTCGATCGGCACCAGCGCCGTCACTCCCGACGGCAAGCTCCTCGCCTACTCCACCGACTACAAGGGCGACGAGCGCTTTACGCTGACCTTCAAGGACCTGGAGACGGGCGAGCGGCTCGCCGACGAGATCACCGGCGTCTTCTACGGCGGCGCCTGGTCGGCCGACGGCACCACGTTCTTCTACACCAGGATGGACGACGCATGGCGGCCCTTCCAGGTCTACCGGCACACCCTCGGCAGCCCCGCCGAGGAGGACGTGCTCGTCTACGAGGAGAGCGACGAGCGCTTCTGGATCGGCATCGGCCTCACCCGCAGCGAGAAGTACCTCGTCCTGGGCGCCGGAAGCAAGATCACCAGCGAGGTCCGCATCCTTGACGCGAACAACCCGACCGGTGAGTTCCAGGTCGTCCGCCCGCGCGTCACCGGCGTCGAGTACGGCATCGAGCACGCCGGCGACCACTTCTTCGTCCTCCACAACGAGAACGCGGAGAACTTCGAGCTCGCCACCGCCCCGCTCGACTCCCCCGGCACCTGGACCCCGCTCGTCGCGCACCGCGAGGACACCAGGCTGCTGGAGATCGACGCGTTCGCCTCCCACGCGGTCGTCCACTTCCGCCGCGAAGGCCTGACCGGCATCCGCA
This window of the Nonomuraea africana genome carries:
- a CDS encoding S9 family peptidase, whose protein sequence is MSSHIPPLAKKVPSERTHHGDTVIDEYAWLTNKEDPDTIAYLQQENEYLKQETGHLAELQEQVFQEIKGRTQETDLSVPSRKGDWWYFSRTQEGKQYGISCRVPADGDTPPIVTTDVTLPGEQVLLDGNELAGDSDFFSIGTSAVTPDGKLLAYSTDYKGDERFTLTFKDLETGERLADEITGVFYGGAWSADGTTFFYTRMDDAWRPFQVYRHTLGSPAEEDVLVYEESDERFWIGIGLTRSEKYLVLGAGSKITSEVRILDANNPTGEFQVVRPRVTGVEYGIEHAGDHFFVLHNENAENFELATAPLDSPGTWTPLVAHREDTRLLEIDAFASHAVVHFRREGLTGIRILPYPLQDAEPYEIDFPEPLYDVSPAGNPEFTTERLRLGYTSMVTPPSVYDYDLETRQLILLKQRPVLGGYDPGDYEQFREWATAEDGTRVPISIVKRKDAGKPAPTLLYGYGSYETSMDPSFSVARLSLLDRGFAFAIAHVRGGGEMGRRWYEEGKLTRKKNTFTDFVAAARHLRATGWSERIIARGGSAGGLLMGAVANLAPEEFAGVVAEVPFVDALNTILDPTLPLTVIEWDEWGDPLHNADVYAYMKEYSPYENVEAKAYPPILAITSLNDTRVLYHEPAKWVARLRATAHGGPFLLKTEMGAGHGGRSGRYDAWKEEAFALSWIIERGTK